The following proteins come from a genomic window of Deinococcus depolymerans:
- a CDS encoding type I restriction endonuclease subunit R, whose protein sequence is MREFSEARLVEQTCMVILRSLGWQTLDATHEVMGSSGTLGRDSFRDVILAKPLREALTRLNPGVPKSGIDQALEVLTADRSALSAVAANQELHALMLAGVPVLVPDDESGGEKNERVRVIDWEQPDQNSFLAVQQLTVKSDLYTRRPDVVGFVNGLPLVFVELKSTHRRLRNAFRDNLRDYRDTIPHLFQANAVQVLSNGTDAVVGSMTAGWEHFAEWVRVEREDEPRRVGLGTLLRGVCEPGRLLDLVENFTVFLEGKGGVAKILAKNHQVLGVNNALQALGQLGENRGRLGVFWHTQGSGKSLSMVFFARKVLRKVPGNWSFLVVTDREELDKQIYGTFARTATVQEKEEDVRASSGAHLKELLRQDHRFLFTLIQKFHVPAGEQFPLLSSRNDVIVMTDEAHRSQYDIFAGNMRAALPHAAFIGFTGTPLMAGEEKTRDVFGDYVSVYNFSEAVQDRATVPLYYENRIPELQLTNEQLQAEMEDLLDRESVDEVAEKQVEREFSREYQLITRDDRLEKIAQDLVQHFLGRGQFGKGMVVSLDKATAVRMYDKVQRYWKEAILAAEAELLVATGEARDPLLARLKFLRETDMAVVVSQAQNEIADFKDKGLDILPHRQRMVKEDLEGNFKDAGHPLRLVFVCAMWMTGFDAPSVSTIYLDKPMRNHTLMQTIARANRVWEEKVSGLIVDYVGVFRNLQKALAIYGTGQSGEKGEDTPVRDKRELLAALEAAIREAELIVTPLGIDPQAIIQAHGETKLELIRDATDALLAGDDVRKRFRDTARTINRLFKAALPDPAAQPYAPERALYRVLADRLSEDSEDEPELEGVMHQVEELLDSSVAAYGYVIRDTTARMDLSQVDFEKLQEKFKSTSRKRTEAEKLRAALSGEVQRLTRQNKTRVNYAARLEAMIQEYNSGSANIEAFFQELMRLGRDLSEEVKRALRENLSEEELAVFDQITAVDVPLSDQDREAVKAVARSLLTRLKTDSLVLDWRKKQQARAMVRQAIRRELDALPEHYGKVEFDAAVTAIYAHVYEAYRSGTEHIYA, encoded by the coding sequence GTGCGTGAGTTCAGCGAGGCCCGGCTGGTCGAGCAAACCTGCATGGTCATCCTGCGGAGCCTGGGCTGGCAGACGCTGGATGCCACCCATGAGGTCATGGGAAGCTCCGGCACGCTGGGGCGCGACAGTTTCCGTGATGTGATCCTGGCAAAGCCTCTGCGTGAGGCTCTGACCCGCCTGAACCCTGGCGTGCCGAAATCCGGCATTGACCAGGCGCTGGAAGTGCTGACGGCAGACCGGTCTGCGCTGTCAGCCGTGGCAGCCAACCAGGAGCTGCACGCCCTGATGCTGGCGGGTGTGCCGGTCCTGGTGCCGGACGATGAGAGCGGCGGCGAGAAGAACGAGCGGGTTCGGGTCATTGACTGGGAACAGCCGGACCAGAACTCCTTCCTGGCCGTGCAGCAGCTGACCGTCAAGAGTGACCTGTACACGCGCCGGCCGGACGTGGTGGGGTTCGTCAACGGGCTTCCGCTGGTGTTCGTGGAGTTGAAGTCCACGCACCGACGCCTGCGCAACGCGTTCCGGGACAACCTGCGCGATTACCGGGACACCATCCCGCACCTGTTCCAGGCGAACGCCGTGCAGGTTCTCTCGAACGGAACTGACGCTGTGGTGGGAAGCATGACGGCTGGCTGGGAGCACTTCGCGGAGTGGGTGCGCGTGGAGCGGGAAGACGAGCCGCGGCGCGTGGGGCTGGGAACCCTGCTGCGCGGTGTGTGCGAGCCTGGCCGCCTGCTGGATCTGGTGGAGAACTTCACGGTGTTCCTAGAGGGCAAGGGCGGTGTGGCGAAGATCCTGGCGAAGAACCACCAGGTGCTGGGGGTCAACAACGCCCTCCAGGCGCTGGGGCAGCTTGGGGAGAATCGCGGGCGCCTGGGGGTGTTCTGGCACACGCAGGGGTCCGGGAAGTCCCTGAGCATGGTGTTCTTCGCGCGCAAGGTCCTGCGGAAGGTGCCGGGGAACTGGAGCTTCCTGGTGGTCACGGACCGTGAGGAGCTGGATAAGCAGATCTACGGGACGTTCGCCCGCACGGCGACGGTGCAGGAGAAGGAAGAGGACGTCCGGGCCTCCAGTGGGGCTCATCTGAAGGAGCTGCTGCGTCAGGATCACCGGTTCCTGTTCACGCTGATTCAGAAGTTCCATGTACCTGCCGGGGAGCAGTTCCCGCTGTTGTCCTCCAGAAACGACGTGATCGTCATGACGGATGAGGCGCACCGGAGCCAGTACGACATCTTCGCGGGGAACATGCGGGCGGCGCTGCCGCACGCGGCCTTCATCGGGTTCACCGGCACGCCCCTCATGGCGGGGGAAGAGAAAACGCGGGACGTCTTCGGTGATTACGTGTCCGTGTACAACTTCTCCGAGGCGGTGCAGGACCGGGCGACGGTTCCGCTGTACTACGAGAACCGCATCCCGGAACTGCAACTGACGAACGAGCAGTTGCAGGCGGAGATGGAAGACCTGCTCGACCGGGAGAGCGTCGACGAGGTGGCAGAGAAGCAGGTGGAGCGCGAATTCTCGCGCGAGTACCAGCTCATCACCCGTGATGATCGCCTGGAGAAGATTGCGCAGGATCTCGTGCAGCACTTCCTGGGGCGCGGGCAGTTCGGGAAGGGCATGGTGGTCAGTCTCGACAAGGCGACAGCTGTGCGCATGTACGACAAGGTCCAGCGTTACTGGAAGGAGGCGATCCTGGCGGCTGAGGCCGAGTTGCTTGTGGCGACTGGGGAGGCCAGGGATCCGCTGCTGGCCCGGCTGAAGTTCCTTCGGGAGACGGACATGGCTGTGGTCGTGTCGCAGGCTCAGAACGAGATTGCGGACTTCAAGGACAAGGGGTTGGATATTCTCCCGCACCGGCAGCGCATGGTGAAGGAGGACCTGGAAGGGAACTTCAAGGATGCAGGCCATCCGTTGCGGCTGGTGTTCGTCTGTGCCATGTGGATGACCGGATTTGACGCGCCGAGTGTCAGCACCATCTACCTCGACAAGCCCATGCGGAACCACACGCTGATGCAGACCATTGCGCGTGCGAACCGCGTGTGGGAGGAAAAGGTCAGTGGCCTGATCGTGGATTACGTCGGGGTGTTCCGTAACCTTCAGAAGGCGCTGGCCATCTACGGCACGGGACAGAGTGGCGAGAAGGGCGAGGACACGCCCGTACGGGACAAGCGTGAACTGCTGGCGGCGCTGGAAGCGGCCATCCGCGAAGCGGAGCTGATCGTCACCCCACTTGGCATTGACCCGCAGGCGATCATTCAGGCGCACGGGGAAACGAAGCTGGAGTTGATTCGGGATGCCACGGACGCCCTGCTTGCCGGGGATGACGTTCGTAAGCGCTTCAGAGACACGGCCCGCACCATCAACCGGCTGTTCAAGGCAGCGTTACCTGATCCGGCGGCTCAGCCGTACGCGCCGGAGCGGGCGCTGTACCGTGTGCTGGCTGACCGGTTGAGTGAGGACAGCGAGGACGAGCCGGAACTCGAAGGTGTGATGCACCAAGTGGAGGAACTGCTCGACTCCTCTGTGGCCGCGTACGGGTACGTCATCCGCGACACAACAGCACGGATGGATCTCAGTCAGGTCGATTTCGAGAAACTGCAGGAGAAGTTCAAGAGCACCTCCCGAAAGCGCACGGAAGCCGAGAAGCTCCGCGCCGCCCTGAGTGGCGAGGTGCAGCGGTTGACCCGACAGAACAAGACCCGCGTGAACTACGCGGCGCGTCTGGAAGCCATGATTCAGGAGTACAACTCCGGGTCCGCGAACATCGAGGCGTTCTTCCAGGAGCTGATGCGCCTGGGACGTGACCTGAGCGAGGAGGTCAAGCGGGCCCTGCGGGAGAACCTCTCGGAGGAGGAACTGGCGGTCTTCGATCAGATCACGGCTGTTGATGTGCCTCTGTCCGATCAGGACCGGGAGGCCGTGAAGGCTGTGGCGCGCAGCCTGCTGACGCGGCTGAAAACGGACAGTCTGGTGTTGGACTGGCGGAAGAAACAGCAGG